In Nostoc sp. CENA543, a single genomic region encodes these proteins:
- a CDS encoding DUF1778 domain-containing protein, with product MADTKARSRQKNSTSSKVERLEARISKEQKELFQRAADIQGRTLTDFVISSVLKAANEVIQEHEIMVLSRQDQEVFVEALLNPPAPSEKLRAAAQRYKQNMGV from the coding sequence ATGGCAGACACAAAGGCTAGAAGTCGTCAAAAAAATTCAACCAGCTCTAAAGTTGAACGTCTCGAAGCACGTATCAGTAAAGAGCAAAAAGAATTATTCCAGCGTGCGGCTGATATTCAGGGTCGAACACTCACAGATTTTGTGATTAGCAGCGTTCTCAAGGCTGCTAATGAGGTTATTCAAGAACATGAAATAATGGTTTTAAGCAGACAAGACCAAGAGGTTTTTGTAGAAGCACTACTAAATCCACCAGCACCAAGCGAAAAACTGCGTGCTGCTGCTCAACGCTATAAACAAAACATGGGTGTGTAA